The following coding sequences lie in one Arachis hypogaea cultivar Tifrunner chromosome 4, arahy.Tifrunner.gnm2.J5K5, whole genome shotgun sequence genomic window:
- the LOC112796542 gene encoding uncharacterized protein isoform X2, producing MEREDEDATRERRRLFRRALSSLLGSIEAAVAARACRAPVLTFSFYDYFLCFIGAVFDAKGADAILSFEKFCCNLPRPLLQNTRLS from the exons ATGGAGAGAGAGGACGAAGATGCGACGCGAGAGAGAAGGAGGTTGTTCCGCCGTGCACTGTCGTCGCTCCTGGGGTCAATTGAAGCCGCCGTCGCTGCTAGGGCTTGCCGTGCTCCTGTCCTCACTTTCAGCTTCTACGATTACTTCCT GTGTTTCATCGGTGCCGTTTTCGACGCCAAGGGTGCGGATGCAATTCTCTCTTTTGAAAAGTTCTGCTGCAATCTCCCCAGACCTCTTCTTCAG AACACTAGGTtgagttga
- the LOC112796542 gene encoding probable protein S-acyltransferase 17 isoform X3, with the protein MEREDEDATRERRRLFRRALSSLLGSIEAAVAARACRAPVLTFSFYDYFLCFIGAVFDAKGADAILSFEKFCCNLPRPLLQIIYD; encoded by the exons ATGGAGAGAGAGGACGAAGATGCGACGCGAGAGAGAAGGAGGTTGTTCCGCCGTGCACTGTCGTCGCTCCTGGGGTCAATTGAAGCCGCCGTCGCTGCTAGGGCTTGCCGTGCTCCTGTCCTCACTTTCAGCTTCTACGATTACTTCCT GTGTTTCATCGGTGCCGTTTTCGACGCCAAGGGTGCGGATGCAATTCTCTCTTTTGAAAAGTTCTGCTGCAATCTCCCCAGACCTCTTCTTCAG ATCATATATGATTAA